The Schistocerca gregaria isolate iqSchGreg1 chromosome 1, iqSchGreg1.2, whole genome shotgun sequence genome includes a window with the following:
- the LOC126343277 gene encoding uncharacterized protein LOC126343277 isoform X1, which translates to MEPFYSLLCFVGLSSVCSSNGALDIIGMLSAEIAVMILRLVMTVILNRTLSSGDQYGCCSSHSCVCVWGGGGGITMREASKLGAFLTWKLDGPSLLAASEVSSRWLSLVQSDCVLGRRLRRQKKIERRLREARVFAVGCQPLRTPHAVQEPLAGRNGRFTTPRPDNGVQLLAAPLGVHKAVKRKSSCTLQSAKQRFAADRRVVKSDVTVQTVRKSMRL; encoded by the exons ATGGAGCCATTCTACTCGCTGCTGTGTTTCGTGGGACTGTCGAGTGTTTGTTCAAGCAATGGAGCTTTGGACATCATTGGGATGCTGTCAGCAGAGATAGCCGTGATGATTCTCAG GCTTGTAATGACGGTCATCTTGAATCGCACGCTCAGCTCAGGTGACCAGTACGGGTGCTGCTCTtcacattcgtgtgtgtgtgtgtgggggggggggggggggatcaccatGAGAGAGGCTAGCAAGCTTGGAGCTTTCCTCACATG GAAGCTGGACGGCCCTTCGCTGTTGGCAGCAAGTGAAGTCAGCTCTCGCTGGCTGAGCCTCGTCCAGTCGGACTGTGTGCTGGGGCGTAGGCtaaggagacagaagaagatcgagAGGCGCCTTCGCGAGGCCCGGGTGTTCGCTGTCGGCTGCCAGCCGCTGAGGACACCGCACGCCGTGCAGGAACCACTCGCAGGACGGAACGGGCGATTCACCACCCCAAGACCCGACAATG GTGTGCAGCTGTTAGCGGCGCCTCTAGGGGTGCACAAAGCCGTCAAGAGGAAGAGCTCCTGCACCCTGCAGTCGGCCAAGCAGAGGTTTGCAGCGGATCGTCGTGTTGTGAAGTCAGACGTCACGGTGCAGACTGTGAGGAAGTCTATGAGGCTCTGA
- the LOC126343277 gene encoding uncharacterized protein LOC126343277 isoform X2 — MEPFYSLLCFVGLSSVCSSNGALDIIGMLSAEIAVMILRKLDGPSLLAASEVSSRWLSLVQSDCVLGRRLRRQKKIERRLREARVFAVGCQPLRTPHAVQEPLAGRNGRFTTPRPDNGVQLLAAPLGVHKAVKRKSSCTLQSAKQRFAADRRVVKSDVTVQTVRKSMRL; from the exons ATGGAGCCATTCTACTCGCTGCTGTGTTTCGTGGGACTGTCGAGTGTTTGTTCAAGCAATGGAGCTTTGGACATCATTGGGATGCTGTCAGCAGAGATAGCCGTGATGATTCTCAG GAAGCTGGACGGCCCTTCGCTGTTGGCAGCAAGTGAAGTCAGCTCTCGCTGGCTGAGCCTCGTCCAGTCGGACTGTGTGCTGGGGCGTAGGCtaaggagacagaagaagatcgagAGGCGCCTTCGCGAGGCCCGGGTGTTCGCTGTCGGCTGCCAGCCGCTGAGGACACCGCACGCCGTGCAGGAACCACTCGCAGGACGGAACGGGCGATTCACCACCCCAAGACCCGACAATG GTGTGCAGCTGTTAGCGGCGCCTCTAGGGGTGCACAAAGCCGTCAAGAGGAAGAGCTCCTGCACCCTGCAGTCGGCCAAGCAGAGGTTTGCAGCGGATCGTCGTGTTGTGAAGTCAGACGTCACGGTGCAGACTGTGAGGAAGTCTATGAGGCTCTGA